Genomic DNA from Panthera leo isolate Ple1 chromosome A1, P.leo_Ple1_pat1.1, whole genome shotgun sequence:
AAATCaattaataatgtatatttttgtagTACCTTATAGTTATAAAACACATTCATATAAATAATCTTTTTGAACCACATAACAGTCCTGTGAAGTCATGAGGGCAggaattgtcttcattttacagataggaaaattaAGTCTCCTTACTAATTTGATTTGCTCCcccaatttttctctcttttgagttcttgaatctttttttttttttttttaggctaaAAATGCTGAATTTCCCAGAGGTGTATTAAATTTAATTGAAAGTCTCATAGAAGGACAGTTTTTTAAAGAGGCGATTGAAGAGCTTTCCTCATTACAGGCACATTATATCCCCCCTGTATGCCTTCTTCATGCTCTCCTAGAGAACATTCTGCAGGTAAGAGTAGTCCTAGGGGTTTATAATCTTTCAGAGAATGTTAAAATACGgacattctcattttttatgtatttacatattgtcttttcagtatttttccctcatttttaaaatttatttgtttttaaatgttttatttttgagagagcacaagtgggggagagggcggagagagagggacagaagatatgaagtgggctccgcactgacaacaGCAAggcagtgtggggcttgaactcatgaattgcgagatcatgacctgagcatccagagtcggtcgctcaaccaactaagccacctaggtgcccctccctcattttaataagaaatgctGTAGccatatattacattttttttcgtATATTTTGTATTTGGAGTTATTACAAAACATTTGCTAAAAGTTCACAATTTACTATTAGTCCCATAGAACTAACACAGCAATGGGAGACAAAATGGGACCTTAATGAATTTATAGGAATTCAAAATTACACAGCAAGGACTTGGTGGCACAAAAGAGAGCATTGATTGGCTGCTACAGGAGCATCTCACAGGAGTGATTTGTCTTGGTGAGTTCACCAGGATCCAGGCCTTGGCCTTCACTCTTAGATGTCTACAGCCTGATCTTGGTTATGTCCCAGAACTCATTCAAATTCAAGAGGTGAAATTATGCTGATTATAGCATAAGATTTAAAAACACGATTTACCTGGTACAGGATGTTAGAAAAAGCAGAGCAGCATTGTCAGTAATCTTCATTGTCTTCATTGGGTGAGCTGTTTTACAAATGCACTAAGGAACTTGAGTCATTCTGCAATCCTTCAGATGCTGGTTTGGGATGGGAGAAGTATATTCTGCTACTCTGGTGGAGGACGGTACAACTTTAGGCTAGGTGATGCAGAAGAAGgtgcagagggaagagagggctACTACCTCCCTCATGTTTCCTTTTAGATAATCCCATTGTTGAGCTAGGAGGCAGCACTTTTGTGGAGGCAGGTTTCCCACATGTGTCCAGGTGGGAACGTGGATCTCCTGCAGGCACAAGGTTGGTTTCTCATAAAGGCTATATAAGGACTGGGTGTCAGATCTCTCTGGTGCATCCCAGCGAGTCCAAGACTTGAGATCGCGgcccatttcttttttacttttaaactattttctaggtacttttaaactattttctagGTACTACTTTGAGTGATCTAATTTACTTTCTTAGAATCTCTAAGATAATTTTCTCTTAGGAAaaatttatctgattttttttctgtggcgGTAAAGTAACATAAAAATCTGATAACAATGATCAGGAAAGCCATTTGTACAGTGATAATCATTTTATTCATAGTATATGCAGACAATAAACACATTCCTTAAACTGTGAATACCAGTAAGAACAGCTTCTCAAAGGTAGCTTTCTAATTATGTTCTTCATCATAGTgacaatttgaagaaataacaaacCTAATAACATGTCAGACTAATGTTGGTGTTAACTAAGCATATTGCATGAAAAGCTTTTTACCTTTAATTCCTCTCAGGTCACATTTGGGCACTCTTAATCTCACTATAATCATGAAAAGTAGagtggacatttcatataaattagtGTCAATAGCTGGGATTACCTAATGTATAGAAACATATTTAGAATGTGTGTCTTTCTCAGTTGCAGTGTTTAACTAGTTAAATATGATAACTTCCAAATACATCTATTTGGGAAGAAAGTTAGGTCATGGTTATTACAGTTTTAGGCTAGAGGAACAGTTAAAGTGAATTTTTAGCTGTAGcgttttacttgtttgtttatttttaaacaataggaTAACATAGATACATTTTCTGGCCGATACTTTCATATATTGTCTGCTCTTCTTCACCTACATCCTCCTTGGAAGTCCCCAGCCATGTCAACATATTACTTAGAGCTATTTCAGTGTCCAACTTGTATGAAAGGAGCATGGTCTCTCATAGAAGTGCTTATCAGGTAAGGAATTTGACATGTGAGGATGcttaattttatctcattttgctATATATGTTTtagacaaaaatgaaagaagtacATTTCATGTTAGAAaaagtttatgtgtgtgtataatatgtttgttgtatttcttataaaactcACAAAAAGGTCAAGTCTAGATTGGTCATATTTGTCATTTAGtttctttacaaaagaaagaagtttaATGAAATAGACAGGAAAAGTAAatcattatttgttttgatttttttaacaaaattatatgtgtatatattttaaaatctaattaaaatttgttgaatATGGCGATCATCAAATTTTGATCATCAAAAGTGTAAACATTGGTATCTGTATATATTCTCTCTTACagtgttttgtggggtttttttagcTAGAAATCTGAATTTTGAAACAAATTAGTGTTCCCTAAACAGTCATTCCTTTTGTGTCTCTGCACGTTTTCTTCCTAGATTCTTCTTTTTGTCTTGAAGATGTTTCTCTGGAAatcctttttaattctctttctttgtaCCAAACcatgaagttttttttgtttgcttgtttttgttttttgttttttggttttttttcttctctgatagcTCCCTGTATCTGATAGCCTGCTTTTGTTTGGAAATTACTTCCTTATCCAAGTGTTCAGTTTTATGACACTCCATCATGGCGAGAGAAAGGATTCTTGACTAGCCAGGCAAAGGCTAGACCTTTGATTATCTCTTTGAGAttataaagattatatttttgagattatATAAAGATACAAAGGTTGTGATATATTGGAAGTGAACTAATCACCTGGCTAGCATgctttttgttaattctttcaacaagtgtttattgagtacttattgggagccaggcactgtgcaacaTATAggggatatcttttttttttatctggggataaaaagataaataaaaaagcagttccttcattttttaaaaaaaatgattgtttatttttgagagagagcataggcACAcacgtgagcagaggaagggcacagagagagggagaaagaattgtaagcaggttccctgctgtcagctcagagctctgcAGAAGGTGGaattcacgaaccttgagatcatgatctgagcaaaaCTCaagaagttgggtgctcaaccaactgagccacccaggtgccagttccttcacttttgaaggtgACTGAGATATAAATACAATTCTAAAGCACCAGTACTAGCCCAGCATTTGTATAAAATGTGAAGATATATGGGTTATGTATTTACAAATCTGCATCTTTActgttattgtcattatttaaaaGCCCTCATCGCTTCATATGTAAACTATTACAATACCTGCTTTATTGATCTTGATTCTACTTTTTGCCCTTTATCTTCCAAAGTACCTCAGTATATTCTTACCAAAGTAATGTTGCGATTTCCCAGATAAAAGTTTTCCATTAACTGACACATCACCTATAAGAGACCATTGGAATTCCTTAGCAAAACATGTAAGACCTTTTGTGATTTAGCTGCTGTATATGGCTCTATtctcatcttcattattttcccaAATGTGCTCAGTAACtaaactatttttcatttcctatcCCTTTGCTCTTATGTTTTCTCTGCCTAAATATACCTCTATTCCTAAACCCCAGGAATATCTAGCCAATTCCTAATTATACTTCAACTTATAACTCAGATGCCACTTCATAATTCTTGCCCTTTCCTCTAAGTTGTTTGTCACTCACTTCAGCTTCTGACTTTTTCAAGAGTAGATGCCCAGTTtttctaaggcttttttttttttttaattcaggtatagttaacacacagtgttatattagtttcagacataCAGTATaacgattcaacaattctgtacattattcgGTGCTCATAATGGTgagtgtactctttaattcccaATACCTATTTTGGCCATCTACCTACCCATCCATCTCCCTTCTGACatccaccagtttgttctctgtatctaagagtttggtttattttgtctgtttatttattcatttatttggtttcttaaattccacatatgagtgagatcatgtggtatttggctttctctgacttactttttttatttaacattataccatgtggatccatccatgttgttgaaaatggcaagagtttttgtttttttgttttatggctgagtaatactccattgtaaagAAATTGATTCATCTctggatggatacttgggttgcttccatacactgactattgtagataatgctgcagtaaacacaatgcatatatcttttccaattagtgtttttatttcctttgggcaaatacccaggagcagaattattgaatcatatggttatatctatttttaattttttgaggaacctccatactatttcccaAAGTGGCTTCACCAGCTTGCATTAACACCAActgtacaagggttcctttttctccacatccttgccaacacttgtttttttcttgagtttttgattttggcctttctcataggtgtgaggtgataccatggtggttttgatttgcatttccctaacgatgagtgatgtcaagcatcttctcaagtgtctgttggccatctggaagtcttctttggagaaatgtctgttcatatcttctgcccatttttaattagattatttgttttttgggggtgttgcattgtagaagttctttatatattttggctattaaccccttatcagatatatcgtttgcaaatatcttctcccattcagtaggctttttgttttgttgatggtttcttttgctagATCCTAGCATTTTATTTTGGTACAGTtccagtagtttaattttgcttttattttccttgctttaggggacatagctagaaaaatgtttctgcgGCTGCTGTCAAAaagattgctgcctgtgttttcttctagggattttatggtttcaggtctcacatttaggtctttcatccattttgagtttatttttgcatatggtgtaagaaagtggtccagttttattttttagcatgtAGCTGTCTGTCCAGCTACATGTCCCAACACCatgtgttgaaaagactatctttttttctcatatattctTAATCTTCTTTGCCatggattaattgaccacataattgtgggtttctttctgggttttctcttctattccatggatctgtgtgtctctttttgtgccagtacatatggtttttgattactacagctttgtactatTTCTTGAAATCGgcgattgtgatacctccagtttcattcttttctttttttttaatttattttttttaatgtttactaatttttaagagacagattgtgagtgggaggtggacagagagggaaacacagaatctgaaggaggctccaggctcagaggtgtcagcaccgagcccaacatggggctcgaactcaagaaccacaagatcatgacctgagctgaagtcagacacttgaccaactgaagtacctaggcacccccagttttattcttcttaagatttctttgactactggggccttttgtggttctattTTAGTATTACTTATTCTGTCTCTGtaaaaaatgctattgatattttggtagggattgtgTTAAATCTTTAGATTAATTTGAATAGtgtgggcattttaacaatattggttctccCAGCACATGAGCCTGGAatatcttgctttttctttgtatCACCTTCAGTAtctctcatcagtgttttatagttttcaaagaacagttctttcacttccttggttgagtttattgctatgtattttatacttcttggtgcaattgtggaTGGAATTGTTgcctaattttttctttctgctacttcactactagtgtacagaaataaaacagatttctttatattgattttgtatcctacaacttgactgaattcatttatcatttcttatagtttcttggtggagtctttaacattttcttttttcttttttctttttttctttttttttttttttttttacatttatttttgagaaagagagagacagaacgtgagcaggggaggggcagagagagagggagacacagaatccaaagcaggcttcaggctgtgagctgtcagtacagagcccgatgcagggcttgacctcaagaACCGTGATATTATGACGGGAGCCAAAGTTGgttgtttaatcgactgagccacccaggcacccttaacattgtctatatataatatcccatcatcatctgtaaatagtgaaagttgtagttcttccttgccaatttggatgccttttatttctttttcttgtctgattgctgtgactaggacttccagtattatattgaataaaagtagtgagagtggacatccttgtcttgttcctgattttagggggaaagctctcactttttcacTATTagggatgatgttagctgtaggtttttcataagTGACCTTTagtatgttgaggtatgttccctcaatacctactttgttgagggtttgtatcatgaatggattttgtacttcgtcaactgctttttctgcgTCTCTTGAAATGATcctgtggtttcttttctcttgttgatgtgatgtatcatattgattgatttgtgaatattgaactactCTTGCATCCCctgaataagtcccacttgatcgTGATGAATTGTTTTTTAGATGTATTGTTAAacttggtttgctaatattttgttgagaatttttacatctttaTCAGTTATTGGCCtagagtttgctttttttctgtgatCTTAATccagttttggtatcaaggtaatgctggcctcagaatgaatttggaagctttttttcctcctctattttttgaaatagcttgaaaacagtaagttttaaattgtctttaaatgtttggtagtattCACCTGCGaaatcatctggtcctggacttttgtttgttgagagatttttgattactgattttcattgctagtaatcagtctgttcaaattttctttttttttcctgattcaattttgtgagattatatgtttctgggaatttatgtttcttttatgttgtccaatttgttggcatataattttttataatactctcataatcctttatatttctatggtttaaattgttatttctcctctccttcatttctgaatttgtttGAGTCCTGTTTctagtttgtcaattttgttcacCTTTTCAAAAAAGTAGCtccttgtttcattgatttttttttttttaagtctctatttcatttatttctgctttaatctttataatttccttctttctgttggcTTTAGGCTTGGTTGTTCTTTTTAGGTTTAAGGTTAAGTTGTTTACTTgagatgtttctttcttcttgagatagacctgtattgctataatcttccctcttagaacagcttttgctgtatctcaaagattttggaccattatatttttattttcattcatctctatgtatttttttatttcctctttgatttcttggttgacccattcatttttgagtagcatgttatttaacatctgtgtatttgtgttccaatttttt
This window encodes:
- the NBDY gene encoding LOW QUALITY PROTEIN: negative regulator of P-body association (The sequence of the model RefSeq protein was modified relative to this genomic sequence to represent the inferred CDS: inserted 1 base in 1 codon; deleted 1 base in 1 codon); amino-acid sequence: MHQRDLTPSPYIAFMRNQPCACRRSTFPPGHMWETXPPQKCCLLAQQWDYLKGNMREVVASLPSAPSSASPSLKLYRPPPE